A region from the Mucilaginibacter sp. CSA2-8R genome encodes:
- a CDS encoding glycosyltransferase, with amino-acid sequence MTQHNFHHASLPLISVIITNYNHGKYLSTAINSVLSQSYLNFEVIVIDDGSTDDSRSVIERYQSVKYIFQTNQGLSAARNKGIDIAAGEYLVFLDADDWLYNNALSINAGYLSGNDDAAFAYGAHQIINTGKGTSVTVSIELKRTPYQQLLQGNYIGMHATVMYRKWVLQQFKFDVTLKACEDYDLYLRIAKKHPVIHHQQLIAAYMHHGDNMSFNHSLMLNSALHVLDRFDNDPNAEQDHKAIGTRFWKNYYTIESALMLEKLPLRKLLQQKESLRILAEHNRLLLIKLLSKKGWQALKSKCKSAFLRGSNQVIWPPINRVNLGDLNRITPFSLEFGYDRGGPVDRFYIEKFLAQNSHAIKGRVLEIGDNEYTLKFGLTNVVQSDILHIDDSNTKATFVGDLSNAPMLPDNSFDCIVLTQTLHLIYNYIDAIKTCYRVLKPGGSLLLTVPGISHIAHDQWGKYWFWSFTDASITRLLTENFDGTAVIDTHGNVLAATAFLYGMGRYELSDETLNSHDPHYQVIITAACRKLKA; translated from the coding sequence ATGACACAGCACAATTTTCACCATGCCTCTCTGCCATTAATTTCTGTTATTATCACAAATTATAATCACGGCAAATATCTTTCAACGGCTATTAACAGTGTACTTTCTCAATCTTATTTAAATTTTGAGGTCATTGTTATCGACGATGGGTCAACAGACGATAGTCGCTCGGTGATAGAGCGATACCAATCCGTCAAGTATATTTTTCAGACAAATCAAGGACTATCTGCCGCCCGCAACAAGGGTATCGATATTGCAGCCGGCGAATACCTGGTATTTTTAGATGCAGACGATTGGCTTTACAACAATGCACTTTCCATAAACGCCGGCTACCTATCAGGCAATGATGACGCGGCATTTGCTTACGGTGCACACCAGATAATCAATACCGGCAAAGGGACGTCGGTAACTGTTTCTATCGAGTTGAAGCGAACGCCGTATCAACAATTACTACAGGGCAATTACATCGGCATGCATGCCACTGTAATGTATCGCAAATGGGTACTGCAGCAGTTTAAGTTTGATGTTACCCTAAAAGCTTGTGAGGACTACGACCTGTACTTGCGTATTGCAAAGAAACATCCGGTTATTCATCACCAGCAGCTTATCGCAGCTTATATGCATCACGGCGACAACATGTCATTTAATCATTCTTTGATGCTTAATAGTGCATTGCATGTATTAGACAGATTTGATAATGATCCAAATGCAGAACAAGATCATAAAGCAATAGGTACAAGATTTTGGAAAAACTATTATACCATAGAAAGCGCCCTGATGTTAGAAAAGCTACCGTTAAGAAAACTGTTGCAGCAAAAAGAGTCATTGCGCATTCTTGCGGAGCATAACAGGCTCCTTTTAATCAAACTATTATCAAAAAAAGGGTGGCAAGCTCTCAAAAGCAAATGCAAATCTGCCTTTCTACGCGGTTCTAATCAAGTGATATGGCCGCCAATTAATCGCGTAAACCTTGGCGATCTAAACCGGATCACACCATTTAGCCTTGAGTTCGGCTATGACCGGGGCGGCCCTGTTGACCGCTTTTACATTGAAAAGTTTCTGGCGCAAAACAGTCATGCAATCAAAGGGAGAGTTTTAGAAATTGGTGATAACGAATACACTTTAAAATTCGGTTTAACCAATGTGGTACAAAGCGACATTTTGCACATTGACGACAGCAATACCAAGGCAACATTTGTTGGAGATTTGAGCAATGCACCCATGTTACCTGATAACAGTTTTGATTGCATCGTGTTAACGCAAACTCTGCATCTCATTTATAACTACATTGACGCTATAAAAACCTGTTACCGGGTATTGAAGCCCGGTGGCAGTCTACTTTTAACGGTACCAGGCATAAGCCACATCGCCCACGACCAATGGGGAAAGTACTGGTTCTGGTCTTTCACGGATGCATCAATAACACGTCTGTTAACTGAAAATTTTGACGGTACCGCTGTGATAGATACCCATGGCAACGTGTTAGCTGCCACAGCATTTTTATACGGCATGGGTAGATATGAGCTGAGTGATGAAACCTTAAATAGTCATGATCCACACTATCAGGTTATTATAACCGCTGCATGCAGAAAACTTAAAGCTTAA